From one Amaranthus tricolor cultivar Red isolate AtriRed21 chromosome 17, ASM2621246v1, whole genome shotgun sequence genomic stretch:
- the LOC130804007 gene encoding PRA1 family protein B3-like yields MSSPATLPIETPPISTPALRSFLSRLSTSLRQSLAQSRPWTELIDRTAFSRPENLSDAFSRIRKNATYFRVNYLVLLFLVLAFSLISHPFSLLVLCSLLASWFFLYLFRPSDQPVVIFGRTFSSRETLMILVVLTIVVVFLTSVGSLLISAVLIGAGIVAVHGAFRVPEDLFLDDQDTGPNSGFLSFLGGAASSAGASIPV; encoded by the coding sequence ATGTCATCGCCGGCGACGCTTCCTATCGAAACTCCTCCTATCTCAACTCCGGCACTCCGCAGTTTCCTCTCTCGTCTCTCAACGTCCCTCCGTCAATCCCTCGCTCAAAGCCGCCCATGGACCGAACTCATCGATCGTACCGCTTTCTCTCGGCCGGAAAACCTTTCCGACGCTTTTTCTCGCATCCGTAAAAACGCCACTTACTTCCGCGTCAACTACCTTGTTCTCCTCTTTCTTGTCCTCGCTTTCTCTCTCATCTCTCACCCTTTCTCTCTACTCGTCCTCTGCTCTCTCCTCGCTTCTTGGTTCTTCCTCTACTTATTCCGTCCATCCGATCAACCTGTCGTTATCTTTGGTCGCACTTTCTCTAGCCGTGAAACGCTCATGATTCTTGTCGTTTTGACGATTGTTGTTGTTTTCTTGACTAGTGTTGGATCTTTATTGATTTCTGCGGTTTTGATTGGTGCTGGAATTGTAGCGGTTCATGGCGCTTTTAGAGTTCCTGAAGATCTATTTTTGGATGATCAAGATACTGGACCTAATTCTGGATTTTTGTCATTCCTTGGTGGTGCTGCTTCCTCTGCTGGGGCTTCCATCCCTGTTTGA
- the LOC130804034 gene encoding probable leucine-rich repeat receptor-like protein kinase IMK3: MLKESQKKKEKWKNQLKNKKPFGGFGFKYKKCLFLVILLMILCHQGLGQEGWDGVFITEADYQGLQAFKNELIDPKGYLKSWNDSGFGACSGGWVGIKCAQGQVIVIQLPWKTLGGRITEKINQFQALRKLSLHDNLIEGSIPSSLGFLPNLRGLQLFNNRFSGLIPPSLGLCHLLQTLDLSHNFLIGTIPPSLANSTKLYWVNLSYNSLEGPIPNELTRSIGLNVLALQYNNLSGVLPINLGKLSSLKILDLSHNVIKGSFPSSISSFSSLSTLNLENNNLVGVLPENIGNLQNLSMLNLRKNRIEGRIPPSIGNLSTLKELDLSFNHFNGEIPHTISDLPSLSFLNVSYNHLSGSVPIELTHKFNSSSFIGNLQLCGFSSSNPCPTQAPSASSGIQEQAKKGRKLSIKDAILIAAGILILVMLILCCILMFCLIRKRGRSRRDREGVAATGRAPQVEKGSPSGAPEVKAGETGGKLVHFDGPMVFTADDLLCATAEIMGKSTYGTAYKVTLEDGSQVVVKRLREKITKGQKEFEAEVNVLGKIRHPNLLALRAYYMGPKGEKLLVLDYIPKGSLATFLHARAPDTHVGWPTRMRIIQGMARGLFQLHNNENIIHGNLTSSNVLIDQNNAAKIADYGLSRLMTASAAANVIATAGALGYRAPELSKLKKANTKTDVYSLGVIILELLTGKSPGEAMNGVDLPQWVASIVKEEWTNEVFDLELMKDASTIGDELLNTLKLGLHCVDPTPASRPEVQQVLQQLEDIRTGDSAPTSGDDGGGYPLASD; the protein is encoded by the exons ATGTTGAAAGAATCacaaaaaaagaaggaaaaatggaagaatcaattaaaaaacaaaaaaccatTTGGTGGTTTTGGGTTTAAGTACAAAAAGTGTCTATTTTTAGTTATATTGTTGATGATTCTTTGTCATCAAGGTTTAGGTCAAGAAGGTTGGGATGGTGTATTTATAACTGAAGCTGATTATCAAGGTTTACAAGCCTTTAAAAATGAACTAATTGATCCAAAAGGGTACTTAAAAAGTTGGAATGATAGTGGTTTTGGTGCTTGTTCTGGTGGTTGGGTAGGAATTAAATGTGCCCAAGGTCAAGTTATTGTAATCCAACTTCCTTGGAAAACTTTAGGAGGAAGAATTACTGAAAAAATTAACCAATTTCAAGCACTTAGAAAACTTAGTCTTCATGATAATCTTATTGAAGGTTCAATCCCATCTTCTTTAGGTTTTCTTCCAAATCTTAGAGGTCTTCAACTTTTTAATAACCGATTTTCGGGTTTGATTCCACCTTCTTTAGGCCTATGTCATTTACTTCAAACCCTTGATCTTAGCCATAATTTTCTTATTGGAACAATCCCTCCTAGCCTTGCTAACTCTACCAAGCTTTATTGGGTTAATTTGAGCTATAACTCTTTGGAAGGTCCTATACCAAACGAGCTAACTAGGTCTATTGGACTTAATGTTCTtgcacttcaatacaataatctATCTGGGGTTTTGCCTATAAATTTGGGAAAACTTTCTAGTCTTAAGATATTGGATCTATCACATAATGTCATCAAGGGTAGTTTTCCTAGTAGTATTTCAAGTTTTTCTTCTTTAAGCACATTGAACTTAGAAAATAACAATCTTGTAGGAGTTTTGCCTGAAAATATAGGTAATCTTCAAAATTTGTCTATGCTTAACCTTAGGAAGAATCGAATCGAAGGCCGAATTCCTCCATCAATTGGAAATCTTTCTACCCTTAAAGAGCTTGATTTGTCCTTCAATCACTTCAATGGAGAAATCCCACATACAATTTCTGATTTGCCTAGCCTTAGTTTCTTGAATGTGTCATATAACCATCTTTCCGGTTCTGTTCCAATTGAGCTTACCCACAAGTTCAATTCAAGCTCTTTTATAGGAAATCTCCAATTGTGTGGATTTAGTTCTTCAAATCCATGCCCTACACAAGCACCATCTGCTTCTAGTGGCATtcaagaacaagccaaaaaaGGAAGGAAATTGAGTATAAAAGATGCAATTCTTATAGCAGCTGGTATACTCATTTTGGTAATGCTTATACTTTGTTGCATACTAATGTTCTGCTTGATCAGGAAAAGAGGTAGATCAAGACGTGATAGGGAAGGTGTAGCAGCCACAGGGCGGGCCCCACAAGTCGAAAAAGGGAGCCCGTCAGGTGCACCGGAGGTCAAAGCGGGCGAAACGGGTGGGAAATTAGTCCATTTTGATGGCCCAATGGTGTTTACTGCAGATGATCTTTTGTGTGCAACAGCTGAAATTATGGGGAAAAGCACTTATGGAACTGCTTATAAGGTTACTTTGGAGGATGGAAGTCAAGTAGTTGTAAAGAGACTTAGAGAAAAGATTACAAAAGGGCAAAAGGAATTTGAAGCTGAAGTTAATGTGCTTGGCAAAATTAGACACCCAAATCTTTTGGCATTGAGGGCTTATTATATGGGACCTAAAGGAGAGAAGCTTCTTGTCTTAGATTATATTCCTAAAGGAAGCCTTGCAACTTTCTTACATG CTCGAGCACCAGACACACATGTAGGCTGGCCAACAAGAATGAGAATAATACAAGGAATGGCAAGAGGACTCTTCCAACTTCACAACAATGAGAATATAATCCATGGCAACCTTACATCAAGCAATGTTCTGATCGACCAGAACAACGCCGCCAAGATCGCAGATTACGGCCTGTCGAGACTAATGACAGCATCAGCTGCAGCAAATGTGATTGCTACTGCAGGTGCACTAGGGTATCGAGCTCCCGAGCTGTCGAAGCTCAAGAAAGCGAACACGAAAACTGATGTGTATAGTTTAGGGGTGATCATCTTAGAGTTACTCACCGGGAAATCACCCGGGGAGGCGATGAACGGTGTGGATTTGCCACAATGGGTGGCCTCAATTGTGAAAGAAGAGTGGACTAATGAGGTTTTTGACTTAGAGTTGATGAAGGATGCTTCAACTATTGGTGATGAGTTGCTCAACACTTTGAAGTTGGGCTTGCATTGTGTTGACCCGACACCCGCTTCAAGGCCCGAGGTTCAGCAGGTATTACAACAGTTAGAGGATATTAGAACGGGCGATTCAGCTCCAACTTCGGGTGATGATGGAGGTGGCTATCCATTGGCGAGTGATTGA